Proteins encoded by one window of Planctomycetota bacterium:
- a CDS encoding glycosyltransferase family 4 protein, whose translation AGHLRSDDVARLFASADLFVMPSRSEPFGLVGLEAMSHGVPTIISNQSGLSEKVENVLVADFWDDDDLATKMIDVLHDDKLAADLSDRGSLEVRQMRWQDAADAVARVYGAVLDNEA comes from the coding sequence TCGCCGGCCACCTGCGTTCCGACGACGTCGCCAGGCTTTTCGCTTCGGCCGACCTGTTCGTCATGCCCAGCCGCAGCGAACCCTTCGGCCTCGTCGGCCTCGAAGCCATGAGCCACGGCGTCCCGACGATCATCTCCAACCAAAGCGGCCTGAGCGAAAAGGTCGAGAACGTCCTGGTCGCCGACTTCTGGGACGACGACGACCTGGCCACGAAGATGATCGACGTCCTCCACGACGACAAGCTCGCGGCCGACTTAAGTGACCGCGGCTCCCTCGAAGTCCGCCAAATGCGCTGGCAAGACGCCGCCGACGCAGTGGCGAGGGTTTATGGGGCGGTGCTCGAC